A segment of the bacterium genome:
TGGACCGGCAAACGCGCGGCTCAAAGCTGCGACAAGAGCACGCCGGAAAGCTCCACTCAAAGTTCGCCGGAAAGTACCTTAGAAAGCATGCTCGAAAGCGTACTTCATAGCATCTTCCATCGCTCATTTCAGAGCTCGCTTCATCGCTTCGTGCATTGCTCATCTCAAAGCTCAGCGCATCGCTTCTCACATCGCTCGCTGCAAAGCTCCGGCGAAAGCTCGCGCAGAAGCTCGCCTGAAAGCTCAGATCAAAGCTCATTTCAAGGCTCGTTTCATGGCTTGGTCGAAAGCTCCTCAAAGGGCATGCCCCCGGGCGACCCCTATATGCGAACTTCCCGCGACGCAACAGGGCTTAACGGGCTGAGAGTACTTTACTTATGACTAGCTTCGGAGAATTACTGAACCATCAGTTCTTTTGGGCCTTTCGCGACCCCGAAATCCACCCGCGCGCAGCGTTGGGAATCGCCTGTTGCGTCACCTGGGCTTCTCCTTTGCCGTGACCTCGTCCCGCGTAGCCATGTTGACATTCACTCGACCGAAGGTATCCTATGGCCGTGAAGCAACGGCCACCGCCCCACCCGCACAGTCGAAGAGTATTGTTCGATGATGATTGACGGTCTGGACTGGCTCGACTGGCTCCACCGGATCAGAGCCGAATCGGAAGCTGAGCGCCGGCGTCAGGGCAAGACTGTCGCCGAGCGGCTAGCGCGTGCGGAAGAAACCGCGGACCGAGTTGAGCGCGAGATGGCAGACATGGCCGCGCCCGTCGCCCGTGACAAGCCACAATCAGGCACGCAAAGTGACCCGCTCGACCCTGACGGAGGCTGGTAATATGGGAAGTGCCCGCTTTCTTCCCCTGAAGGAGATTCCAGTCATGGAAAGTGATTCGGTTTTTCCCGGTCCAGGGAAAGTCAAACATGTGCGGAGCATCACGAAAGACTCCTCGCCCGCAAGCGCGACTGCGCGTGGCTTCGATGTACCAAAGGCAGCAGCACGCTCATTGGGTCAGATCGGTAACACAGAGGCTGTCGCTGCTCTAACAAAGATAGCTGTAGGCGGCCCGACCTCAGCCCGAATCGTAGCACTTGAATGGCTGGCCAAGTTGCGCGGCAAGAAGGCTATTCCAGTTCTGGTCAACTGCCTTACTGACGTCAGCGCGGATGTCCGCAGAGCTGCTCGCACAAGGGTCGCTGAGGTCGGGTCAGAAGCTGTGGGCTACATAGTTCCGCTCATGCAACATGAGAGGTGGTTCGTGCGCGCTTCTGCGGCGCACCTGCTAGGTCAGCTAGGCGGAGACAAGGTAGTCCCGCTGCTGGTGCCGGCCCTCGGCGACAGATACAAGACAGTGCGGGACTCTGCCGAAGAGGCCCTGCGCTCCATTGGCACGGCTTCAGCCAAGAGAGTCATTCTTCAACGGACGACCCCGAGCCCCGTGGGCGGCGTCGACAACTTAGCCAAACGTGCCAGACGCGGCTCGCGTCGGGCGATCGATGAACTAATAGCGGCAGCGGCCTCTCCGGGTCACCCCGAACAGGATGCAGCGATAGAATCACTAGGCACCTTGGATGACATTCGGGCAATCCACACTCTCGTGGGGCTCCTCCCCGACCAGTCATGGGCCACACGCAGAGCTGCTTGCGAAGCGCTGGCACGAATTGGCAAACCAGCGACCGCAGCGTTGCTTGGAGCCCTGAACGACTCAAACAGCTACACCAGATTCGGTGCCGCTCGCGCCCTAGGTCTGGGTGGGTGCAAGTCAGCGGAGCGGCCACTGATCGAGCTTCTGCGTGACCCTGACGAGTACGTGCAAGGGGCGGCCGTGATGGCGCTTGGTGTGCTGCGCTCTAGCAGAGCCGTACCTCATTTGCTGAACGTCGCAAAGGGTGACTAGTGTGAGCGGTACGTTCGACGCCACAAGGAGGGTCTATTGCCCCTAGCAGAACTGCGGATTAAGAACTACAGGGCTTTCGAGGACAGCGGACTCGTCAAGATGGGTAGCATGACGGCCGTAGTTGGCCGGAACGACGTCGGTAAGTCAGCTCTGCTGCACGCACTTAGGGTCTTCTTTAGTCCGCCCAAGAAGGGTCTGCCTCTCGCGGAGATACACGGTCAGAACGCGAAAGCTGAGGTCGAAATCGAAGTAGCACTGAAGCCGAGCGCGCTCTCGTCCCAGGAAGTCAAGATCGACGCGAAGAACAAGATCAATCTAACGTCCGACCGTCTCATTGATGGAAGCGGGTTGCTGCGTCTCCGCTTGGTTGCTTCCGTCAAGGGCACATTGAGGTTAGAAGCGCTCGTCCAAGACGTGGACGACGATGCGCTGTTTCCCCTCGCGACAAAGAACCAGGAGCAGTTGCTCTCCCTGCTAGAGGCGCAGGGGCTGACTGCCACGCGAGCGGGCCGAGAGACAAACCAAGCCAAGCGCGAGAGTCTTCGCCGCAAGGCAGAAGCCGATGGCAAGGGACTTCGCGAGGCGTGGGTGGACGTCTCAGACGTTGAAGCAGCGTTGCGAGAGGTGCTTCCCGAATTCGTCCTCTTCACGGATACCGCGGACTACGGCATTGAGGAAACGGCCGTGCAGAACCAGTTCAAGGGAATAGTAGACAAGGCCCTCGCTGCGCACACGGGTGCAAAGCAGATAGAGGATGACATCCGCGCGACAGTGCAGCAGGAATTCGACAAGGTGTACGACCGTCTCTGCCACCTAACTGACTCAGTGACGTCGCTGAAGGCGGAACCCAAGGTAAACTGGAAGAAGGCAGTTGACGGCATCGGACTGACCTGTGGCGATCTTGCGGGCCAAGATACGCCGTACGAATTACGGGGAGCCGGGATACGGCGGCTCTTCATGGTTGCATACCTCCAGTATGAGGCGGCTGCCTCGATGCATACGCCTAACGGCCCTAAGTACGTTTTCGCAGTGGAGGAACCGGAGGTGCACCTCCACCCCGGTGCGCAGCGTGACCTCATAGAGGCCTTTTCTGAACTCGCGAACCTCGGACATGCTGTTGTCTTCACAACTCACTCACCGGTCTTCGTGGCAGAGGCGAAAATGCAAGACGTGGCTCTCGTGACACGTGCCGACAACAAAGCCAACGTAACGCAGAAGCCACATATCGACGCCAGACAGATCGCAGAAGAACTGGGTGTCGAGGCATCGGACCGACTCGTCGGTAAGAACTACATCATCCTCGTGGAGGGTCCGCGAGACGTGCGCTTCTACACCTCCGTGTTAGACGAACTGAGCAAAGCAGGTAGGACGAAGATGCAACCGGGCAAAGTCATGTTCCTGCAATGCGGCGGCGTGGATAACGTCAAGTTCAATGTAACAACCCGCTGCATGGATGAAGCTCATCTCAGATGGGCAGTTCTCGGAGACAGCGACAGAATGTCGGCTGGCGGTCCGCTGGGGCAGAAGGCAACCGCCCTCCAAGCAGCTATCCCACCGACATGCAGCCTCTGCTGCTTCCTCGAACGCACGGCAATAGAGAACTATCTTGACCAGAACGTAGTGAAACAGG
Coding sequences within it:
- a CDS encoding HEAT repeat domain-containing protein, whose protein sequence is MESDSVFPGPGKVKHVRSITKDSSPASATARGFDVPKAAARSLGQIGNTEAVAALTKIAVGGPTSARIVALEWLAKLRGKKAIPVLVNCLTDVSADVRRAARTRVAEVGSEAVGYIVPLMQHERWFVRASAAHLLGQLGGDKVVPLLVPALGDRYKTVRDSAEEALRSIGTASAKRVILQRTTPSPVGGVDNLAKRARRGSRRAIDELIAAAASPGHPEQDAAIESLGTLDDIRAIHTLVGLLPDQSWATRRAACEALARIGKPATAALLGALNDSNSYTRFGAARALGLGGCKSAERPLIELLRDPDEYVQGAAVMALGVLRSSRAVPHLLNVAKGD
- a CDS encoding AAA family ATPase — translated: MPLAELRIKNYRAFEDSGLVKMGSMTAVVGRNDVGKSALLHALRVFFSPPKKGLPLAEIHGQNAKAEVEIEVALKPSALSSQEVKIDAKNKINLTSDRLIDGSGLLRLRLVASVKGTLRLEALVQDVDDDALFPLATKNQEQLLSLLEAQGLTATRAGRETNQAKRESLRRKAEADGKGLREAWVDVSDVEAALREVLPEFVLFTDTADYGIEETAVQNQFKGIVDKALAAHTGAKQIEDDIRATVQQEFDKVYDRLCHLTDSVTSLKAEPKVNWKKAVDGIGLTCGDLAGQDTPYELRGAGIRRLFMVAYLQYEAAASMHTPNGPKYVFAVEEPEVHLHPGAQRDLIEAFSELANLGHAVVFTTHSPVFVAEAKMQDVALVTRADNKANVTQKPHIDARQIAEELGVEASDRLVGKNYIILVEGPRDVRFYTSVLDELSKAGRTKMQPGKVMFLQCGGVDNVKFNVTTRCMDEAHLRWAVLGDSDRMSAGGPLGQKATALQAAIPPTCSLCCFLERTAIENYLDQNVVKQVTAIDCLIPQYGKPTDLAGAPLGKRTRDKLKDAGHVVAQRMSASGIESCSKDAGGTCEFARIFDDIYAAFGSP